gagacattttctttctccaagATGAAACCATTGGTTTTATCTTGtatattttgattaaatgtaataGAATATGTGTTATTAGGAGCAATGAGACGATATGACGATTGCCAAAAGTCTCTAAGTTGTGAGCTCCACTTGAACTCAGTTGTAACCGAAACCGGCGTGACAGGGTGTGGAGCAGCTCTGCACAAAGGTTTGGGTGTGTCAGGATTATGCCGCAAGACTGTGATTGAAATGGTGTTGTTCCACAGGATCATATGACTCCTACTGTGTCAGTTGTTTTCTGCATCtcttgacagtttgtttgtttttatgaacaTTTGTCAGTTCTTGTGCTGGAGTTTCGTAACTCGTGGCCGCGTTTCTCAGTTCTCCATTTGCTAACATGTTCGCACCGCAGAGGTGACGTACGTCTAGCCAAGAATACCACCGCATGTGATTCTTGAGTGTGAAGTGATGTGTGGAGGGTATTACACATATAAGTGGAGGAGCGACTCAGCTGGAAAAAATGTTGGTCTATGTATGAGTCAGCTCAGCAAACCTGAACAATACAGCAACACAACTTAagcaaaataatcaaatattgaATTGTCCGTTGCTCTTTTAGCCTGTGTGAATGTAATTTAACGTTCGACGTGAGACTGCGAGTTTGCTGTCAGCTGATTCTTGtttcacactgatgtcacaACATGTGATATTGTTCATTATTTCTGAAAGAAGATGAAATGTTATGATGTTCTTTGTAAAGATaacaatatatatgtatacatctCCAGATTTTAAAATTGAAACTGCATCGTATACCACTGATAGCAGCCACCTTAATATGCCTGATTTGGTCATCATGGTCAATGCAGCATTCCtggagaaataaatgaaaatgtcgaAAGATGTTAAGGAAATTGAGAAAAAATTCCCGGATCTGCACCAGAAATTTGTGGACTCTGTTCTTGGCCGAGACCTATACCCAATACAAGTTTCGTGGAAATTCGTTAAGTAGTTATCGTGTTATCCTGcccacaaaccaacaaaacaaacggatgttatttttttatgtgttgcGAAAGTAAAATAACAATTATTTCTCGTTCCATGTGGCAGGGTTAACCACACGGCAGCCAACTCGGCTCAATATGAGTGGAAATTGGGGCAATCTTATTTATAATTTTGTGAAGAATTTGTCCCTTAAACttttttgacattgtgtttttaaaagtatcATTCCGTCCGTCTCAGTCCGACATCGTCATTGTCTTTCTCAGGCTCTTATCAGTCGCTGTGTTTGGATAGTCTGCCCGTATGTTTGAGGACTGTCATTCGGATCCTCACACTCAggcattttaaagctgcacccTCACTTAGTCTGATGACCAGCAGTTAACGGTAATGTCAGCAAAGTTCAGATAAGATACGAAGCAGTTTTATCTTCTGTCTGTACCACCGACTCACTAACATGTTTTACTTGCCACCTGTGTGCTTTAACgtttaaagttttttgttaAGAGTTCAAGGTTtattgtctcacacacacacagtttggttAAATAAAACTTTGGGCATCTCAGGGTTAAACCAATGATTCCCAAACTATTCTTTTGCTTGTGACATACGACCTCTCGTCACGGCGTGCAAATCTGAGACGCGAGGGATTTTCCCTGCTCAGAGTATTTCGTCATTTCAAGAGTCATCGCCAAGGGCCTGAAGGTGCAAAAACTTGACAGTGTTGGATTGGGTGACTTGTTGTACACTGCAGGAACTGAATATTGTATGAATTCCATTAATTTTTTAATTGCCCAAACAGTTGTGCTAATAGTTTAGAAAATAAGACAAGACAGACTTGGTCATACAGTGATTTGGCTTTTCTGCTTAAAGTGGCACTGGctcaaatttgaaaaaaactgaggtAGCATATATGAATTTTATTTAAGTGTAGGGACTCCTTTTAAAAGCATCTCAGCGTTTGGACTTTGCTCAGAGGACACAGCTTATCTTAAAAGCACATTTCCGCACTGTTAATAAACCTGCAGTGGTGCTACCAaaatccacacaaacaaactgaagtaCCCGCCCCCCccaactctttttttaattgctttaaaTCACTGAGTGGATCTCGACCACAACAATAAAGAACAGGGACCAGTCCCTGTGGTTTTTATTGTGTATAGATTACAATGTGTACTTTGTGTCACACCTCCTGTCTCGAGCCATGTTCTGTAAACTGGACCGACTGGTTCCCTGCAACAGTTTCACCTGAGTTCCCTCCAAATCCTTTAGTATCTCCCCTGCCACCTCCCACAAATGAGGCTTACAGGTGCACATTTGATCCTCCAGTGCTCCTGAGACAGTTTATTTTACCATCTAAGTATTTTGTATCACCTGAACTGACTCGTGTTGGAGATTTTGAGcatcattttgacagttttacagTCGTTTTAACTGTAGGACCTTTTTTATGTTGGTATAAACACACAGCTtaactgtgttaaaatgtgatttttagtATTATATCTCTAACATTTTGGGACCTGTTAgggaaggatttaaaaaaagaatgcaaatccaagcagcagaggctgagatATCCTGACTTTCTGTTCCCAATACAGGtcaaaaacactaaaactatCTTTTGTAAGACCCTCCTATTCTTGCAAAAGCCTATTGAGCACAACAAGTTATGTCTGTTTCCAAGCACAAGCATGTGATTTCATTACAAAAGTTTCAGACATGGGGAATGCCAAAGTCTGGCCCCTTACCACTTCCAGACTGGTAATTTTAACCAGAATTTGAGACTGCAGTGTGGTCGGATTGTTCTTCTGTGTGCTCTTGATGGACACTTTACTCCCTCAATCTAGAGCTCAAAGGAAATGTAGGAGCTACACACagattcaaaacacaaaacaaacggTGGACGGTGGTCTGAAAGCTTCAGGAAGATCAGAGAAATGATTTCCCATCAACATAAATTGAAGCCTCACTCCAAAATGTGATGGATGACAAATGGATTAACCTTAAGTGtaaaatcaatgtcaaagtcCCCCATTTTTAAGCTGTGATTGTGAGTTAATTGTTGGCATTTTTATAGCTTATTTGGCAGCTgtgtaatttttatttattgaaagtGAATCTCTTTTTTTGAAATTTCCTGATGTGCGTCACATTTATCAACTGCTCTGAATTTATTCATGTCAGATGTCGGGCACTCTGCGTGTGAGCTTTTTCCAGTTAGACTGGTTGGTTGTAAGGCAAGCTTTTGTCAACATAGCTTGACTGTAATCCCAGttcccaaaatgcaacctaataattaaatgttacaAGGTTTAAGCAGGGCGACAgactgctgtcacacacagcagctgttaaATAGAACTAGTGAAATGGCTCAGCTTTGTTATTTATAGTTGAAAATCCATAATTTATCTGAAGCTGCTCAATTttgatgacaaaaaaactgcacaaaaactttttttgggATGAACTGATAACTTGAATTGTCAATTTTGAAGCATTTTCATCCCAACGTTGAAATGGGGACATTTTCtctcaacagaaaaacaacaactaatgGGTGGAAATGTTCATAGAAAACTAATGAACAACATTGATTATATAAAATGTGActcataataaagaataaaagtgtCAGAAGTAGAACAACAGTATCAAGTACATAAGCACACAAGATAATTTAAAGTCAAATTTAAcgaatgaaacatttcagagaaTTGCGTAAATGCGTAAAGAAGATGACATCCAGGTGATGCCAGGAGCTGGTACGACGTTGACCATTAAAGTCCTCCGTATCACAGGTCAAATGTCACCCACCTGTCTTGTCCATGATTATAGTACAGAGACCCTGTCCAAACACCAAACTGCATCATCTAAGTGGAGggcaaacactgaaacagtcTCTGTTCTCGGCAAAAGCTTTAATCTCAGACGAACATGAAAAGATGATTTACTTGAATGCTTTGTCAGGATATGTTTTAACTTCCTAATTGCAGCCTGTTGCTAACCCTGctattcttttcttcttttctttcccctgcTCTTCTCCCATCCATCTCTCTTATCTACACAGGTCAAGCTCTGCAGTGCTACAAATGCAAAATTGGCATTGGAGAGCTGTGCTTTACCAGCAAAACCACGTGTGAAAGTGGAGAACATTGCTTCAGTGGTGTAGGGAGGGCAGGTAAGGAGCTTAAAATCTGCAAAAAATCTCACTGGATGACATTCTCAGAGAAGGTTTTCATAGACACGCCACTAGTTGCATTCTCAAAGTACAGCTCTAAAGCAATAACGGAAGAAAACGTCATTCTTATGAAAGCATCGTtatcaaaatgatttgattGTTCAATCAACAGAAAGctttttagccattttaacCAATAATTCCCAACCAGAGCTACATTTACCTCAGGGGGTACTTACCGATACCTGTCATTTAACATCACATATTGGAATTTAAAGTTTGTGTAAACTAGTTAGAATGTGAGCACAGAGGTTAAGATGTTAGCTTAAAGAAGCGGATGAACAGTTTAAGTAGTCAACTGGAATAAGCTGTTAAAGGTCAGCTAAGAGTAATGTCAAACACAGTTtaagtagggttagggttagttaaAAATTGTTGTAATGGTTTGTTTAAAAGCTGTGTAACTGGTTAGCTACAGGCTGTTTAAATAGTTGATTAAAagtaatataaataaacaatagtTAGCTTTGAATAAGCAgtttgaatacttttttttttaatgtgataattCAGTTGAAATAGTTGCAGATGTAGATGCAAACACACTTGGGGCTTTATGTTTATATCAGGTGTAACAGATCACAGAAGTGCCTCTACCCATTTTCAGACAGTCACTGAAGTGTTTTGAAAGGGAGATTGTGATCGCTGGTGTCTGTCTTCACTCACAATAGATATACTCAAGTATCCACGGGCTCTCCATTTAGATGTTGGCATTGAATAATGCTTCCAGTCTAAGTGTGACAGCTGATTCATAATATCTTGACAGTCTACTTCCAAAATGGATTTAAAGATTTGTTCTTTACAAAGTTAAGAGGGTCCTCATCCTTTAACGACATGCAGTGTACCACTCACTCTGCAACCCAACCAACCATTTCAGCCCCACACAGAGAATAGACACTAACAGTGATTGTGTATCTCTCCACAGTTGGCGTAGTGGATATCAAGAGTAAGGGCTGTCTAGCAATGGCCGAGTGCAACAAGACGAATGTGGTGCAATTCCCCGGTGCCACTGAAAATTCTACCACCGCCTACACTATGACCAAGACGTGCTGCAACACCGACCTGTGTAACGCTGCACCCGGGCTGCCCTCCGGGCTCAGCCTGGCTCTGGCCACCGTCACCGCTCTGTTTGTGGCAAACATCCTTGTTTGACCGCAAAAGCAGATGACATAAAGtgaatacacacatataaaacacacacggCCTTCTGTTTTACTATCCTCGAGGTGTATTGcacttttttaatttcacacgTGCTCATGTCAGTCAAATTTAAATTCCCTCTGTTCTTTGTATAATTTCAGCTGTTCAGcaatttaaaggagacattatgctaattttcagatTGACATACTTCAGTgtttaatgaaagaaaacacctctgtcagaaatgttctgtctcttttaagacccagtctgctctgattggtcagctcacgcaTGCATGAGccagcactgacaacaacaacaacaacaacaactgcagagaagctgtgctaaatcaattcttatgtgccaaacaAACTGCTAGGCAAAAATTATAAATGTGTGACTTAttgacatagtgtgatgtcaccaaGTCACAGGTggggctactgacgaggtgtttcaggagcagtgttttctgtaggagagaggagcttctgttgatgcAGACTTTGgcttttttaacattaaaaatgttcaacatgcacaagaacccataaaacactgaaggaaaggaaaatgatAAAGCATAATgtgtcctttttaaaatgtaacacaagCCTGTAACACTGACATCAAAGATGATTTAAATTCCATTTCATATATTCAAATTGCCCTGCAATTAACTTTCGCCACTTGATTGAGCAGTATAAAGTTGAATTACAGGGATGTAGGTGTCATTAGCTGAATTACATCTTAGCCATTTCACTGTATAGCTACAGTAAATCTCTTGTGtagattaattaaaaagatGTTACCTAAAGGAGTAGTCCGACATATTGTGAGATATGCTCATCTGTCTTTTAAGCCAAGAGTTGGATGAGGAGATTGGTAGCACCCATTTGTCTGTCTgacggttagcttagcttagcataaaagcTGGAAACGgccagcctggctctgtctggAGGCAAAAGGTTTGCCTGTGgtgtaaaaacaaattgtgtttCTCACAAAAACAGAGCACAGTAGGTGAGCTTTAAAGATGTTGTAAGCTTATTGTTTACCATTCAATAGAGCTGGGGTAGCTGCTTCCATCTGTCTCCAGTCTTTATGTTAAGCTAACCTTATCAGGCTTCATGTTAtccatacatacatgcatacatgaaGAAGGGGAATGTGCATATTTCTCATTATGCTGAACTAGCCCTTTAATTTATTGCGATTGACCCTCTGTAATGTCATTtcaattataaatatataaagatttCAAAGCTTCtatgaacatttcatttattgCAGTTTGCTTTGTGTACACTTTATTAACATGTAGCTAACATGCTGTAAATTATCTCCTGGTTTATGTCTGGTactgtctggaaaaaaaatctttcttttgaCACAAATAGCTTCTACAATTCTGTGCttaacttgttttttatttttgatatatgTGACGAATCCACACTGCACGTTACTCCTTTAAATGTGGGGTACAAGCTTTGGTTTATCTCGCTAGTTGAATGTATATGTAGGGAGACGGTGATTCAGTTGATATTGAGATTCCAGTAATTTGAAATTTGTCAGGTTCGATCTATTCGACAAGAATCGTTTTAAAGATGGGTTACATTCCTGAACCTGACACTTTTGGCATTAgtttccaaaaagaaaaatgtgtagACGTGAATACTGTAAAATTGACAATGTAAACAATTAAAGAATGCAATAAACAACCAAACTGGGGAAAATGTGACTTCTGTGTGGTGGATACTTGGATTTAGTTTCCTCCCTTACGTCTTGATGTCACTTGGCTTGTTGTCGTCCTGCAGGACAGACCAGTTCTCCAGGTTTTGGTGCCTTGCAGCAGGGGCACGGCTGTGCTACTGCTGGCATGAAGGTGCTCACCTGATGTCTGGTTTTGGCAGCAGAAGTGACATATTTCATCTCTGTGCAAATTGAAGGTTTAGAGTTGAAACCTGAGAATGGCTGCTCACGTAAATacaaaaatcatcaaatcaaagTCAAGTGTGCTGGCCTGTGTGATCTGGAGGGTTGAGGGAGGTAAAAGTCAGGAGGTGgtcatgaaaaaatgttttttaagtaCGAAGCAactttttcatttggttttataaaacaaatgtacatgtttttgatgatatccttatgttttaatgttattcTCCAGATTTTCTTAACAGTAGAGAGATGAAATACCGTAGACTCTAACCTATTCGTCTGAATAAATAGAAATTAGAAATTTGCTCCATATGTCTCTCAGGCAGAATCATCACTTGGTTAAGGTTCGGAGCAAAATCATCGTTTAGctaacaaaaaaatattgtaattgtctgtttttaagcCACAAAAAAGATTGGAAATGTCGCCTTCTGTCCTTTCAataatatccagtggtgtgactgcTTGGCAGTTTTGCTTTTGCAACAACAATTTAATTGTTCTTCTGAGGGTTTCAGTCAGAACAATGTAGACTGTCACTGCGATTAAACGCTAAAACTTGAAAGACAGGCTGAACCTCTTGTGGTATTCAGTGAGGTCTTTCTCAGTGCATCATCGTGGACATTCTCCGTCTTTCACTGGAGGATCACCTTAAGGAATGCAGATGAGGACAAAAGGCTTGAAACCCCCCCCCTTTGTTTCCCCTCCCATCACCTGTCGTAAGGTATAAATCTCTGGCCTCCCCAAACAAGCTCACCAGTCTGTACCTCACACAGCATCCGATCACctgagaggattttttttttgtcttagaGCCAAAACCAAGAACCGAACCAACACAACAAGATGGGAAAGGTCCTATTTGGAATCATTGCAGTTGTTGCATCTATCATGCTGGGTAAGATTAAACAACTTGATTACTGTTTTGactaaaaaacaactttgtggCAGTGGTTGATTTAAATAAGATATTCTAAAATTGGAGATTAACAGCAAAGAGACttttctgacacaaaaaaaggggaaaatcttatcttctgttttgttaaaagcctggatatatgtgtgtatatatactgaAGTAAAATAAGAGAGATAAGAATACAAATATCGCAGGTAAATTCAACTTTTTAATGCACAAATCAAGTACTTTTGTCTGCAAAAACCTGCATTTGTATGGCAACATCATCAATTTCATCCCAGTTCTTCATCACCTGAAGCgactttttaaatcagttgtCAGTTCAACCTATACTGAAAGATTTGAAATTCCATTTATTTCCATCGAGTTGGGCTGGGTATGTCTAAAAACTTTCAGCAACTATTATCACCAAAGGAAATTGTGACAATGTTGTCTTACACAAAGATTACACTAAAACGCTACTTGAACTCACCGCTGATTTCCATCCTTTCACACCTAACTATTTTCCTAACCAGTAAAGATCCAAATCATGCGGTCATCTTGGCATCTCCCGATGTGTCAGTTAAAGAGATTGACTGTTTATTTAAACTTGGGCGTAGTCCAACGGCGTTTAGCCACAAACACAACGCTGGGTGTGGTGGACCGCAAGTGCCCCAAAACAATGGTAGCtgagaagaaagggaaaagaaaagaaaagattctTGATGTCAAAATACATCACTGCCATTTATCCGTAAGTGTTTCATTTCCAAACAACATGTGGTACAAAACAATTGCTGGCGTATAAGTAAAGTACATTACACAGTTTCCAAGGTGTACAAATATTTGCAtacaaaatgttcatgttgatgTCAAAATCATGAATGTTTTGAGCTCATTTTCAAACATGACTGCTGTGGAAATTCAGCACACACGAtatgaaatgttgatttttaaaatgtttttattcatgtgcGTGTGTATTTGTGCGTTTCAGTGGACTCCCTGACCTGCAACGAATGCAAGTATGGCCTGTTGGGCTTCTGCCTCAGCAACAATCAGATAACCTGCGCCACCAACACCAGCCAGTGCTCCAGTGGAAAAACAAGTAGGTCTCCTCCTGATCGCCTGGAAGCTCACACCCTTTCCATTTGAACATTACATGTTAGCACAGGCATGATTCTGTTGAAAATACTCCCAAATACTgtgacacactgtcacacacacatagatcAACAAACGCCTGTTATTTACTCTTTGAATAGGCCTGCATGCAATGAAGTACTCATTTTAAGTTTCACTGTCAAGCTAAAACATTGTATTTCTAgacaaatgaagaagaaaaggaggggcgaaagaagagaggaagtgaaggggagaatgttatttttatgattGACTTCATGAGCATATCTCATGCTGAATGTAGAAAAACAGTGAAGGAGAGTGTCTTTTCAAAGCATGTTAGCACGTAGCAGCACAAGTAAATGTAGTCAAATGAAGTACCTGtatcttaaaaatgtgtttgagtaAACGTACACAGTCACTGTCCTCTTTATAACACGACCATTTCTCCTCAGGCTTCCCATCAATCTCCACCTCCATCGGCTTCAACACACTGGGCTGCACTGAGAGCACTTCGTGCAACATTACAGCCAACGCCACCATCATCGGTGTCGCATACACGTCGGTGCTCAACTGCTGCGGGACAGACAAGTGCAACACCGTTGCGCTCAGTGGCGCCCCGTCCACCAAGATGACCCTCACTGCCGCCGTCAGTGCAGCCATCCTGGCCTCCGTGTGGGGAAGCATGCTGTAACACGTCTCTTACTAAatcacaaaacagcagcagaagccaGAAGCAACATCCAAAATAGACAATTGGGCATTTCGAGTTTATAAGAATGATTATTTATATGCTCATATGCAGTAACATACTTTATTTTCCATAACCATAATGTCTTGTCATAGAGTTTTATAATAATAAGCTATGTAACAACCAAGTTGACCATTGTGGAAGTTGAACAATGGGATGTTTCAGGGAAACATTGAGTTTGTAAATCTTCCACATCGTTgtcttgactttttttaaattgcattttatttatccTTTCAACAACTTTGctatgaaaataaagacaatctTTTTCACTTATTGCCTCTGCTACCTGCTCTTGCTTTAACAacatacatccatccatccttaaAATAATGGATAGTTTGGTAAGTTTGGTGAATAACAGTTGAAATTGTTTGCCAGACATAAGTATAGACAGATGTGTGCAGCATGTTGCCACAATTTCATTATAGTTAATTCATCCTTCAGTATTTTGATTAAAGTACTCTTTAAAGGTAAATTTGGCAAAAATTAGTATTAAGTGTCCCAAAATAGCAATAGCAACCAGTAGTGCGGGGGAAAATCAAAGATATCTCTCCATCCCCGAAAAGTAATGTTCACTTAACAAACAACATTTGGTTACAGTGTAAACAGATAAAATCTCACTGTGAAATTCCAAACCCATGCCAAACTGAACCCTAAAGCATTGATCACAGAGGCTGACAAATAATTACAATTCATTAAACAGCCATAAGACACATTAACAATGTGAGCTGTCTTACCAGAATCTGTGCAAAACTTGCCACTGCCCTCCAGTCAGCTACTTTGCAAATCTGTTGTTCAGATGTTAGTTTACGCCACATGACATTTCTATTTTGACATACAGTAAGTAAGTAATACAGTGTAACAATATCCACggttgttctttgtttttatttttatttttttatgttcatgatGTTAACATTGGGTGCTTTGTGAAGGAGGTAGTTGCATAGGGTTTGTAATGCAGTTTCTCCAATTTTACCAATCTCAGCTTATTGAATATAAAAAGCAACTTTTTATGTTGACATACCAACAATCCCCCACacgttttggtttgttttctacCCCCACATGCCACTAATGACATTGTTCAGAAACCTGTCTGTAAACAGTTAACATAGCTAACGGCAAAAGATAAAATATAtcccaaaaacatttgaaatagtTAGCTGAAAAAAGGGTTAGGCAATGGATAGGCTGctgaaatagttagctaaagGTGATGGGTAAGTGGTTGCAATCATTCGAGACAAGCGTTGGATAAGTAGAAATGGTTAGCTAAACGCAATGGATAACCACTGATATTGTAAGTCAAAAGTAACATTTGATGAGTTGTTAGCTAAATCACTGGAATAGTAAGCATCGGTTTTAAGATAATCACTTCAATTAGCTAAAACTTACAGTTAGTGAATAGCTTCAGTTCATTTTACAGGAATACGCCCCACCCCTTACAAACATCTTTTTTATCAGTACTTACTAATGCGTATGACTGATAACTCCCTGAGTATATAAGATGTTGACCATGAGTCATTGTTCCCTCAAACCTCAACCTAGAGCCTCTGAACCAGTAAGATCTTCAGAAACCTAGACGAGCCAAAACTTCTGGGTGGTGTATCTCACCTGTAGGTACTTCGAAGAAACATCACGATGAACAAATTTCTGTGGAGCTGTGCTGCGTTATTGACGCTGTTTGTTACAGGTAGGactttctttttattgtattttgttagATGGAGACCATAACATTTGTGGGCGCGCCTTGTGGATTGCTTAAATGAAGGACAATACgattttgaatgtgtgaaatcATGTGCAGAAATTATTTGAAAGCTTCTCCTCACAATTCGcgagaaacatttttttttcttaaagtctAGTCTTAAATTCACAATCTCAAAATCGCATTGAACCCATGTGGTCTCCATACACTGTGTCAGACGGGGTGTGCTGGATTACAAGTGTTTTTCACACATACGTGTTATCAGAGTGGGACTGTGCTGTAATTtagtttaactacattttaattttgtgatGTTATTTGAGGCAAGCAGCAGGAAAGGCCACATCGTTCACATCAGCTCAATGTTTCTATGTTTATCTTGAAAACAAGACACCTTTTATTGTGATGTTTATATGTTGTGAGCGGCGCAAGTGATTGgtaatcatgatgatgatgataatggttgGTTGGAGGAAGAAACCTGCAGACAACTCaaaattttagcaaatataaacTGTGGCTGTCTGTATGCTGCTCAAGAATATGTATGTGTGCCGTTTCTGTTGCTTGCATGAGAGTCACATCCTGGATTGAGTTCACTTTTAAGATAATGAATCTGTAGCCAGCGTTCACCTTgaaaagttatgaaaaaaaaaacagtctgaatgTGTACTTTGTGATAACAGCATTCGCTTGTTTGACAAAGGTGGAACTTAATGCAGTCAGACATATGTGCCTGTTGACTtgactttgtttcttctttgtttgtcaCACATTCTGATGTGTGACAAAAGGATTTATATGCTGAGATCCAGAAACATTCTTCTTCACAATTCCTTTTTTGTCGTTGTCTCCTCTCACAGTGGAGGCCCTCAGATGTTACACCTGTGACGT
This window of the Acanthopagrus latus isolate v.2019 chromosome 3, fAcaLat1.1, whole genome shotgun sequence genome carries:
- the spaca4l gene encoding sperm acrosome membrane-associated protein 4, coding for MNRVILQIFAVAFCFAIGQALQCYKCKIGIGELCFTSKTTCESGEHCFSGVGRAVGVVDIKSKGCLAMAECNKTNVVQFPGATENSTTAYTMTKTCCNTDLCNAAPGLPSGLSLALATVTALFVANILV
- the LOC119017381 gene encoding sperm acrosome membrane-associated protein 4-like; translation: MGKVLFGIIAVVASIMLVDSLTCNECKYGLLGFCLSNNQITCATNTSQCSSGKTSFPSISTSIGFNTLGCTESTSCNITANATIIGVAYTSVLNCCGTDKCNTVALSGAPSTKMTLTAAVSAAILASVWGSML